From Phenylobacterium immobile (ATCC 35973), a single genomic window includes:
- a CDS encoding aa3-type cytochrome c oxidase subunit IV produces the protein MASEYHRGEMDIQEQASTYDLFGGMTKWGSLALAALLALLVLWFCTPAGFLTGFVVAVIVAVVGFVILRGKPAH, from the coding sequence ATGGCTTCCGAATACCACCGCGGCGAGATGGACATCCAGGAACAGGCGTCGACCTATGACCTGTTCGGCGGCATGACCAAGTGGGGCTCGCTGGCTCTGGCCGCGCTGCTGGCGCTGCTGGTCCTGTGGTTCTGCACCCCGGCCGGCTTCCTGACCGGCTTCGTCGTGGCGGTGATCGTCGCCGTCGTCGGCTTCGTGATTCTGCGCGGCAAACCCGCCCACTAG
- the ykgO gene encoding type B 50S ribosomal protein L36, translating to MKVRSSLKSLKTRHRDCKLVRRKGVVYVINKTDPRFKAKQG from the coding sequence ATGAAGGTCAGAAGCTCGCTTAAGTCGCTGAAGACGCGTCACCGCGACTGCAAGCTCGTGCGCCGCAAGGGCGTGGTCTATGTGATCAACAAGACCGACCCGCGCTTCAAGGCGAAGCAAGGCTAA
- a CDS encoding M3 family oligoendopeptidase, whose product MNALLKPDTLPQWRLDDLYVDRDDPRIEADLARARAANGKLAAMEGQFLAARAEPATLGERLADGVALYEDATNALWSVGAYAALAASTSHDDPAWAKFEADFRARSATIAAETLFFTLELNQLDDAEIEAALAASPAAQRWRPWLRRVRLSRPHELSADLERMLIDRGPAVANWSRLSEETLAKLVAHVGRETLTLSETLNRMSDPDAKRRKQAAQGLSRALEERTSTLALCLNTLAFEKQVEDRWRRYPDPAAARHISNEVDPESVAALEAAVVESYAAVSHRYYRLKAKAMGRTTLDHWDRNAPLDAGQPRTFAWTEARSMVLDSFASLAPRFADTAESFFVQPWIDARPRPGKQSGAYSHPVTAERHPYVFMNYMGERRDVLTLAHELGHAVHQTLCAPLGTLLADTPLTLAETASIFGEGLVFERLLAEAKGPERRGLLAGKIEDGVNTVVRQIAFHRFETRFHAARAHGEVSPEEIGGIWIEIMGESLGPAVKLNPGYEHYWGYISHFVHAPFYVYAYAFGDLLVRSLMEKRLADPKGFAPLYEALLAGGGSRTYVEALAPFGLDPREKSFWAAGMRQLERLVDEFEALV is encoded by the coding sequence ATGAACGCTTTGCTTAAGCCTGACACCCTGCCCCAGTGGCGGCTAGACGACCTCTATGTCGACCGTGACGACCCGCGCATCGAGGCCGATCTGGCTCGGGCCCGCGCCGCTAACGGCAAGCTCGCCGCCATGGAGGGTCAGTTCCTCGCCGCCCGCGCAGAGCCCGCCACCTTGGGTGAGAGATTGGCCGATGGCGTCGCGCTCTATGAAGACGCGACCAACGCGCTCTGGAGCGTCGGCGCCTACGCCGCGCTGGCGGCCTCCACTTCGCACGATGATCCGGCCTGGGCGAAGTTCGAGGCCGACTTCCGGGCCCGCTCGGCGACCATCGCGGCGGAGACGCTCTTCTTCACCCTGGAGCTCAACCAGCTCGACGACGCCGAGATCGAGGCTGCGCTCGCCGCCTCGCCCGCCGCCCAACGCTGGCGACCCTGGCTGCGACGCGTGCGTCTGTCGCGCCCGCACGAGCTTTCCGCCGATCTGGAGCGCATGCTGATCGACCGAGGGCCCGCCGTCGCCAACTGGTCGCGCCTCTCGGAAGAGACCCTGGCCAAGCTGGTCGCCCATGTGGGCCGCGAAACCCTGACGCTGTCAGAGACGCTCAATCGGATGAGCGATCCCGACGCCAAGCGCCGCAAACAGGCCGCCCAGGGCCTGTCGCGCGCCCTGGAGGAGCGGACCAGCACCCTGGCGCTCTGCCTCAATACCCTCGCCTTCGAAAAGCAGGTCGAGGACCGCTGGCGCCGCTACCCCGATCCGGCGGCCGCCCGCCACATCTCCAATGAGGTCGATCCGGAATCGGTAGCCGCCCTGGAGGCCGCCGTCGTCGAGAGCTACGCCGCCGTCAGCCACCGCTACTACCGGCTGAAAGCCAAGGCGATGGGCCGCACCACCCTGGATCATTGGGACCGCAATGCGCCGCTCGACGCCGGCCAGCCGCGCACCTTCGCCTGGACCGAGGCCCGTTCCATGGTGCTGGACAGCTTCGCCAGCCTCGCTCCGCGCTTCGCCGACACGGCGGAATCCTTCTTCGTCCAGCCGTGGATCGACGCCCGGCCCCGCCCGGGCAAACAGTCGGGAGCCTACTCCCATCCCGTGACGGCCGAGCGGCACCCCTACGTCTTCATGAACTACATGGGCGAGCGCCGCGATGTCCTGACGCTTGCTCATGAACTGGGCCATGCCGTTCACCAGACTCTTTGCGCGCCGCTCGGCACCTTGCTCGCCGACACGCCTCTGACGCTGGCCGAGACCGCTTCTATCTTCGGCGAGGGTCTGGTGTTCGAACGCCTGCTGGCCGAGGCCAAGGGCCCGGAGCGCCGGGGCCTCTTGGCCGGCAAGATCGAGGACGGCGTCAACACGGTCGTGCGCCAGATCGCTTTCCACCGTTTCGAGACGCGCTTCCACGCCGCCCGGGCCCACGGAGAGGTGTCGCCCGAGGAGATCGGCGGCATCTGGATCGAGATCATGGGTGAAAGCCTGGGCCCAGCCGTGAAGCTGAACCCCGGATATGAGCACTATTGGGGCTACATCAGCCACTTCGTGCACGCGCCGTTCTACGTCTACGCCTACGCGTTCGGCGACCTCCTGGTGCGCAGCCTGATGGAAAAGCGTCTGGCCGATCCCAAGGGCTTCGCGCCGCTCTATGAGGCCCTGCTGGCCGGCGGCGGATCGCGCACCTATGTCGAGGCGCTCGCGCCGTTTGGTCTAGACCCGCGGGAGAAATCCTTCTGGGCGGCGGGCATGCGCCAACTTGAGCGGCTGGTGGATGAATTCGAGGCGCTGGTCTGA
- a CDS encoding TetR/AcrR family transcriptional regulator, translated as MSETPSSAAGAKADARRRQILEAARICVLQAGFHGSSMHQIAHAADLSVGQIYRYFDNKEAIIAALAAQDIADKRERFAALDASETPLIRSLLSQCAVAVERNTQADRASLFLEVVAEAARNPKVHAIVRAADADELALHRSMLRLVCPPGVSNAEIETRAEVLAALFDGLAMRAVIRPMDEPDRPDREALLQTLRPLVEGLLGGPSLITATC; from the coding sequence TTGTCTGAAACCCCGTCATCGGCCGCCGGCGCCAAGGCGGATGCGCGACGCCGCCAGATTCTGGAGGCGGCTCGGATCTGCGTCCTGCAGGCCGGTTTCCATGGATCGAGCATGCATCAGATCGCCCACGCGGCTGATCTGTCGGTGGGCCAGATCTATCGCTACTTCGACAACAAGGAGGCGATCATCGCGGCCCTAGCCGCGCAGGACATCGCCGACAAACGCGAGCGCTTCGCCGCCCTCGACGCCAGCGAAACACCGCTGATCCGCTCGCTCCTCAGCCAGTGCGCGGTGGCGGTCGAGCGCAACACCCAGGCCGACCGCGCGTCCCTGTTCCTGGAAGTGGTGGCCGAGGCGGCTCGCAATCCCAAGGTCCATGCCATCGTCCGCGCCGCCGACGCCGACGAACTTGCATTGCACCGCAGCATGCTCCGGCTGGTTTGTCCGCCAGGCGTTTCCAACGCAGAGATCGAGACCCGTGCGGAGGTTCTGGCCGCGCTCTTCGACGGCCTAGCGATGCGCGCCGTCATCCGACCCATGGACGAGCCCGATCGTCCCGATCGTGAGGCCCTGTTGCAAACGCTGCGCCCCCTGGTCGAAGGGCTTCTCGGCGGGCCCAGCCTCATCACTGCGACGTGCTGA
- a CDS encoding HAD family hydrolase, translating into MPKAVLWDFGNVIVRWNPRTIYSKIFSDPVACDRFLADVCTMDWHAPTDCGVTFDDNCAALARQHPQHQSEIFAWRDRWSEMFSGPIAETEAAIEALHAKGIPQFGLSNISHETLAATLELSPAFARLRGFIASGLEGVMKPDPAIYRLCCDRFGYAPEDFLFVDDSLRNIEAAEQLGFDVHHFVDPAALRPALETRALL; encoded by the coding sequence GTGCCGAAGGCTGTCCTTTGGGACTTCGGCAATGTGATTGTGCGCTGGAACCCACGCACTATCTACTCCAAGATTTTTAGTGATCCCGTAGCCTGCGATCGGTTTCTCGCCGACGTCTGCACGATGGATTGGCACGCCCCGACGGATTGTGGCGTGACCTTTGATGACAATTGCGCGGCGCTGGCCCGGCAACACCCTCAGCACCAGTCAGAGATCTTCGCTTGGCGTGACCGCTGGAGCGAGATGTTCTCTGGACCAATCGCCGAAACCGAAGCCGCGATCGAAGCGCTTCACGCTAAGGGTATTCCCCAATTTGGCCTTTCAAACATATCCCATGAGACCCTCGCGGCGACGCTAGAGCTTTCACCGGCGTTTGCGCGTCTGCGTGGGTTCATCGCTTCGGGACTTGAGGGCGTAATGAAGCCTGACCCTGCCATCTACCGCCTCTGTTGCGATCGCTTTGGCTACGCGCCTGAGGACTTCCTATTCGTAGACGACAGTCTCCGGAACATCGAAGCCGCAGAGCAGCTGGGCTTTGACGTACATCATTTTGTCGATCCCGCAGCGCTGCGGCCAGCGCTCGAAACAAGAGCACTCCTCTAG
- a CDS encoding efflux RND transporter periplasmic adaptor subunit, which translates to MLSACGPKGGAQGPQGPMPVSVVVMQAQPAILTTELTGRTSALEVSEVRPQVTGVVRARLFTEGGQVKKGQALYQIDPATYQATLQSAQAGLAQAQASLSAARLKAERYRGLVAMNAVSKQDNDDAQAAFRQAQANVQAQQATVRQGQIGVEFTRVLSPISGRIGKSSVTPGALVTATQATPLATVQNLDKIYVDLTQSAAEVMRLRREFASGQVGRPTSTAVSLILEDGVVYPVQGQLEFSDVSVDPGTGSVTLRAIFPNASGELLPGLFVRARLTKAVAADALLVPQGVVSRGPKGEATVMVVGAGDKVEPRNVMLGQGVGSSWLVLSGLKAGDRLIVDNLQKLQPGMPVKPTPVQPGQGSAAPAAAPQTAR; encoded by the coding sequence ATGCTCTCCGCCTGTGGGCCGAAGGGCGGCGCTCAGGGGCCGCAAGGCCCCATGCCCGTCAGCGTGGTGGTGATGCAGGCCCAGCCGGCGATACTCACGACCGAGTTGACCGGACGCACCTCGGCGCTTGAGGTTTCGGAAGTCCGGCCGCAGGTCACGGGAGTCGTCCGCGCGCGGCTTTTCACGGAGGGAGGCCAGGTCAAGAAAGGCCAGGCGCTCTACCAGATCGACCCGGCGACCTATCAAGCCACTCTGCAGAGCGCCCAGGCGGGCCTCGCCCAGGCGCAGGCCAGTCTCTCCGCCGCCCGGCTTAAGGCTGAGCGCTATCGCGGACTGGTGGCGATGAACGCGGTCAGCAAGCAGGACAATGACGATGCCCAGGCGGCGTTCCGCCAAGCCCAGGCCAATGTCCAGGCTCAACAGGCCACCGTCCGACAAGGCCAGATCGGCGTCGAATTCACCCGTGTCCTGTCGCCAATCTCCGGCCGCATCGGCAAGTCTTCGGTCACGCCGGGCGCCCTGGTGACGGCGACTCAAGCGACTCCGCTGGCGACCGTACAGAACCTCGACAAGATCTATGTTGATCTCACACAGTCGGCGGCCGAGGTGATGCGCCTGCGCCGCGAGTTCGCTTCGGGCCAAGTCGGCCGGCCGACCAGCACGGCGGTTAGCCTTATTCTCGAAGACGGCGTCGTCTATCCCGTGCAGGGTCAGCTCGAATTTTCCGATGTTTCGGTCGATCCGGGCACCGGTTCCGTGACCCTGCGTGCGATCTTCCCCAACGCCAGCGGCGAACTCTTGCCGGGCCTGTTCGTCCGCGCGCGCCTCACCAAGGCGGTCGCCGCCGACGCCCTGCTCGTGCCCCAAGGTGTGGTCTCTCGCGGTCCGAAAGGCGAGGCGACCGTCATGGTCGTCGGCGCGGGCGACAAGGTCGAGCCGCGCAACGTCATGCTGGGGCAGGGCGTCGGCTCAAGCTGGCTGGTGCTCTCAGGCCTCAAGGCGGGCGATCGCCTGATTGTCGATAACCTGCAGAAGCTTCAGCCTGGCATGCCGGTGAAGCCAACGCCGGTCCAGCCTGGTCAGGGTTCGGCGGCGCCCGCCGCCGCGCCGCAGACCGCCCGCTAA
- a CDS encoding lytic murein transglycosylase, with amino-acid sequence MSRRGSLFVVLALAGCASPGPVPAPYAPPPPAAPVYAPPAPSLPVAPPTASGDMTFDAWSQGFFGRAVQAGIPADVVAREMAGLTPLPRVSSLDSRQPEFSKPVSDYIRGVTSADRIAIGQRKRFETAGLADIEQRYGVPRDVLVGIWAMESGFGAIQGDFDVIRSMATLAADGRRRAFAEEQLIAALRLIASGEFTRARLRGSWAGAMGQTQFIPATFLATAVDGDGDGRRDIWGSSVDALASAANLLSKAGWVRGQGWAREVTAPPGFDFSLTEGPRETPAWWAERGLRPADGLGWSAADQGAKGQLVAPAGASGPLFLLLPNHFVIRRYNNSLAYALGVGLLADRFAGAGPLITAWPQEVPLSLADRMTAQRALARLGFDPGPADGVVGLGTRTALRGWQKQRGLTADGYLTPQLVQRLAAEAGAA; translated from the coding sequence ATGAGCCGCCGCGGAAGCCTGTTTGTCGTCCTCGCCCTGGCCGGGTGCGCCTCGCCCGGGCCAGTCCCAGCGCCCTACGCGCCGCCCCCGCCAGCAGCGCCCGTCTACGCGCCGCCGGCGCCGTCTCTGCCCGTGGCGCCGCCGACGGCGTCTGGCGACATGACCTTCGACGCTTGGTCCCAGGGCTTCTTCGGCCGGGCGGTCCAGGCCGGGATCCCGGCCGACGTCGTCGCCCGCGAGATGGCTGGGCTGACGCCCCTGCCCCGTGTGTCGAGCCTCGATTCGCGTCAGCCGGAATTCTCCAAGCCGGTGTCCGACTACATCCGTGGCGTCACCAGCGCCGACCGGATCGCCATCGGTCAGCGCAAGCGCTTCGAGACAGCCGGCCTGGCCGACATCGAGCAGCGCTATGGCGTGCCGCGCGACGTGCTGGTGGGCATCTGGGCGATGGAGAGCGGCTTCGGCGCGATCCAGGGCGACTTCGATGTCATCCGCTCCATGGCGACGCTCGCCGCCGATGGCCGCCGCCGCGCCTTCGCCGAGGAACAGCTGATCGCCGCCCTCCGACTGATCGCCAGCGGCGAATTCACGCGCGCGCGGCTGCGTGGCTCCTGGGCTGGGGCCATGGGCCAGACGCAGTTCATTCCTGCGACCTTCCTGGCCACGGCGGTGGACGGCGACGGCGATGGCCGCCGCGATATCTGGGGCTCAAGCGTAGACGCCCTGGCCTCTGCGGCGAACCTCCTGTCCAAGGCGGGCTGGGTGCGTGGCCAGGGCTGGGCCCGCGAGGTCACAGCGCCGCCCGGCTTCGATTTCAGCCTGACTGAGGGCCCGCGCGAGACACCGGCTTGGTGGGCCGAGCGCGGGCTGCGACCTGCAGACGGGTTGGGCTGGTCGGCGGCCGACCAGGGCGCCAAAGGCCAGTTGGTCGCACCGGCGGGGGCGTCAGGCCCCTTATTCCTGTTGTTGCCCAATCACTTCGTCATCCGGCGTTACAACAACTCGCTGGCCTATGCGCTCGGCGTGGGCCTGCTGGCCGACCGCTTCGCCGGCGCAGGCCCCCTGATCACCGCCTGGCCGCAGGAGGTCCCCTTGTCATTGGCGGACCGGATGACCGCTCAGCGCGCGCTGGCGCGGCTGGGCTTCGATCCGGGTCCGGCCGACGGCGTGGTGGGCCTGGGCACGCGCACCGCGCTGCGCGGATGGCAGAAGCAGCGCGGACTGACCGCTGATGGCTATCTTACGCCGCAGTTGGTGCAACGGCTGGCGGCCGAAGCTGGCGCGGCTTGA
- the mnmD gene encoding tRNA (5-methylaminomethyl-2-thiouridine)(34)-methyltransferase MnmD → MDESEGALIWGEDGQPRSRLYGDVYFSTSDGLAESRAVFLQGAGLPEAWAGRQRFTVAELGFGSGLNIAALLDLWRTTRPDGARLHIFSIEAHPLTAQEAARALAAWPEIAEVADLMVARWPGRARGVHRTEFPELDAILDVAIGGVEVGLAGWDGQADAWFLDGFSPAVNPAMWRDEVLAAVAARSAPGARAATFTVAGQVRRGLAAAGFVVSKRPGFGRKRERLEAVFPGDRPQGAGPVRVAVIGAGVAGASVARALRALGVSAAVVEAAGVGAGASGNPVALVTPRFDAGLGDPAELAARAFARAVTLYEATAGVVVEHGVTRLVAEGREAARMAKIAGADLFEPDELTLGEALAIRRALVVVPPAILSAWLPALAAGHVAAIRRDGVSWRLEDETGAEILKVDVVVVAAGLGAAALLGDLGLSPVRGQLTIAPGATGAAMEWGGYVAGSPIGLAFGATHDRGDTGLEVREADHARNLATLAQACPDLAARLVGRSLIGRASVRAATADHMPIAGAIGEGLYVLGGFGGRGFSFAPLLAEHVAAKIAGAASPLPRRLARLIDPTRFRSPVSKPADGSYVGVKGKP, encoded by the coding sequence ATGGACGAATCCGAAGGCGCGCTGATCTGGGGGGAGGACGGCCAGCCGCGTTCGCGGCTCTACGGCGATGTCTATTTTTCCACCAGCGACGGTCTGGCGGAATCGCGGGCGGTCTTTCTGCAAGGCGCCGGCCTGCCTGAGGCCTGGGCGGGGCGGCAGCGGTTCACCGTCGCCGAACTCGGCTTCGGTTCGGGCCTGAACATCGCAGCGCTGCTGGACCTTTGGCGCACGACCCGCCCTGACGGCGCGCGCCTGCACATCTTCAGCATCGAGGCCCACCCGCTGACGGCGCAGGAAGCCGCTCGCGCCCTGGCTGCGTGGCCGGAGATCGCCGAGGTGGCGGACCTGATGGTCGCGCGGTGGCCGGGCCGCGCGCGCGGCGTCCACCGCACTGAGTTTCCGGAACTCGACGCCATCCTCGACGTGGCGATTGGAGGCGTGGAAGTCGGTCTCGCGGGCTGGGACGGTCAGGCGGACGCCTGGTTCCTTGATGGGTTCTCACCGGCGGTCAATCCCGCCATGTGGCGCGACGAGGTGCTGGCTGCGGTCGCTGCGCGCTCGGCGCCCGGCGCCCGGGCGGCGACTTTCACGGTCGCGGGCCAAGTACGCCGCGGGCTTGCGGCGGCAGGGTTCGTCGTCTCCAAGCGCCCGGGCTTTGGGCGCAAGCGCGAGCGTCTGGAGGCGGTTTTTCCAGGAGACCGCCCGCAGGGCGCCGGTCCGGTCCGGGTGGCGGTCATTGGCGCCGGCGTCGCTGGCGCGTCTGTCGCCCGCGCCCTGCGCGCCCTTGGGGTCAGCGCCGCGGTGGTTGAGGCGGCCGGCGTCGGCGCCGGAGCCTCGGGTAATCCGGTGGCCTTGGTCACCCCGCGGTTTGATGCGGGCCTGGGTGATCCGGCTGAACTGGCGGCCCGGGCCTTCGCGCGAGCCGTCACGCTTTATGAAGCGACCGCCGGCGTCGTGGTCGAGCATGGCGTGACCCGGCTCGTCGCCGAAGGCCGTGAGGCCGCCCGCATGGCCAAGATCGCCGGCGCCGATCTCTTTGAACCGGACGAACTGACCCTGGGCGAGGCCCTGGCGATCCGCCGCGCCCTCGTCGTCGTTCCGCCCGCCATTCTGTCGGCATGGTTGCCCGCGCTCGCGGCCGGACATGTGGCGGCGATCCGCCGCGACGGCGTGTCCTGGCGGCTGGAGGATGAAACCGGCGCCGAGATTCTGAAAGTCGATGTCGTCGTCGTGGCCGCAGGGCTGGGCGCGGCGGCGCTCTTGGGCGATCTCGGCCTGAGCCCGGTGCGCGGACAATTGACGATCGCGCCCGGCGCGACCGGCGCGGCCATGGAGTGGGGTGGGTACGTCGCCGGCTCGCCGATCGGACTAGCGTTCGGCGCGACGCATGATCGCGGCGACACCGGCCTCGAGGTCCGGGAGGCTGATCATGCCCGCAACCTGGCGACCCTAGCGCAGGCCTGTCCTGACTTGGCGGCGCGCCTTGTGGGGAGAAGTCTCATCGGCCGCGCCAGCGTGCGGGCGGCGACCGCCGACCACATGCCGATCGCCGGGGCGATCGGCGAGGGGCTCTATGTTCTCGGGGGCTTCGGCGGGCGGGGATTCAGCTTCGCGCCGCTCCTGGCCGAGCACGTAGCGGCTAAAATTGCGGGCGCGGCCTCGCCGTTGCCGCGGCGTTTGGCCCGTCTCATCGACCCAACGCGTTTTCGATCCCCTGTTTCTAAGCCGGCGGACGGCTCCTATGTTGGGGTCAAGGGGAAGCCATGA
- a CDS encoding Re/Si-specific NAD(P)(+) transhydrogenase subunit alpha, which produces MADIAVTRERRDGETRVAATPETVRKLIAMGFALTVEAGAGLAASFPDADYEAAGAKLAPDAKTAVAGADIVFGVRGPAPETIGALKPGAIVAAALNPYVDRVTLDALAAGGATAFAMEFVPRITRAQAMDILSSQANLAGYRAVIEAAEAYGRAMPMMMTAAGTVAAAKVFVMGVGVAGLQAIATARRLGAVVTATDVRPATKEQVESLGAKFLAVEDEEFKNAQTAGGYAREMSAEYQAKQAALVSSHIAKQDIVITTALIPGRPAPKLVSAEQVASMRPGSVLVDLAVEQGGNVVGAQPGEKVVTEGGVMILGAPNLPGRIAADASALYARNLMAFAGLFLDKEGKLAPDYEDEILKAALVTQGGAVTHPNLKA; this is translated from the coding sequence ATGGCTGACATCGCGGTCACCCGAGAACGCCGCGATGGCGAGACGCGCGTCGCCGCGACTCCTGAAACCGTCCGCAAACTCATCGCCATGGGCTTCGCCTTGACTGTCGAGGCCGGCGCAGGCTTGGCGGCAAGCTTTCCAGACGCAGACTACGAGGCCGCCGGCGCGAAACTCGCTCCAGACGCGAAGACCGCGGTGGCCGGCGCCGATATCGTCTTCGGCGTGCGCGGCCCCGCTCCTGAGACGATCGGGGCCCTCAAGCCCGGCGCCATCGTCGCGGCCGCGCTGAACCCTTACGTCGATCGCGTGACCCTCGACGCCCTGGCCGCCGGCGGCGCGACCGCCTTCGCCATGGAATTCGTGCCGCGGATCACGCGGGCGCAGGCGATGGACATCCTGTCGTCCCAGGCCAACCTCGCCGGCTATCGCGCGGTGATCGAGGCGGCCGAGGCCTATGGCCGGGCCATGCCGATGATGATGACCGCCGCAGGCACGGTCGCCGCGGCCAAGGTCTTCGTGATGGGCGTCGGCGTCGCCGGCCTGCAGGCCATCGCCACCGCGCGGCGCCTGGGCGCCGTGGTCACCGCCACCGACGTGCGTCCCGCCACCAAGGAGCAGGTGGAAAGCCTGGGCGCCAAGTTCCTGGCTGTCGAAGACGAGGAGTTCAAGAACGCCCAGACCGCCGGCGGTTACGCCCGCGAGATGAGCGCCGAATACCAGGCCAAGCAGGCCGCCCTCGTCTCCAGCCACATCGCCAAGCAGGACATCGTCATCACCACGGCCCTGATCCCCGGCCGGCCGGCGCCGAAGCTGGTCAGCGCCGAACAGGTCGCCTCGATGCGGCCGGGCTCGGTGCTGGTCGACCTCGCCGTCGAACAGGGTGGCAATGTCGTGGGCGCCCAGCCCGGCGAAAAGGTGGTGACCGAGGGCGGCGTGATGATCCTCGGCGCGCCCAACCTGCCTGGCCGCATCGCCGCCGACGCCTCGGCGCTCTATGCCCGCAACCTCATGGCCTTCGCCGGCCTGTTCCTCGACAAGGAGGGCAAGCTCGCCCCCGATTATGAGGACGAGATCCTGAAGGCGGCCCTGGTCACCCAGGGCGGCGCCGTCACCCACCCCAACTTGAAGGCCTGA
- a CDS encoding DUF2312 domain-containing protein, with translation MADDAADPHPDVLNQAAQGQLRSIIERVERLEQEKAEIAEQIKEVFAEAKGNGFDVKILRKVIRIRKQDRAKRMEEEAILDLYLSAIGEV, from the coding sequence ATGGCCGATGACGCCGCCGATCCGCATCCCGACGTGCTGAACCAGGCCGCGCAAGGCCAGCTCCGTTCCATCATCGAGCGGGTCGAACGCCTGGAGCAGGAGAAGGCCGAGATCGCCGAGCAGATCAAGGAGGTCTTCGCCGAGGCCAAGGGCAACGGCTTTGACGTGAAAATCCTGCGCAAGGTCATCCGCATCCGCAAGCAGGATCGCGCCAAGCGCATGGAGGAAGAGGCCATTCTCGACCTCTACCTATCGGCCATCGGCGAAGTTTGA
- a CDS encoding GFA family protein — MKINGGCHCGRVTYEAEVEMGRVVICHCDDCQTLTGSAFRVSIPARREQIQVTGETRVYIKLGESGARRHQHFCPDCASHLFVHGEGDTADAWAIRWGGVRQRDQFAPTLQLWRRSAAPWVCAFDDVPAREKD, encoded by the coding sequence ATGAAGATCAACGGCGGATGCCATTGTGGCCGGGTGACCTATGAGGCGGAGGTTGAGATGGGGCGTGTCGTCATCTGCCACTGTGACGACTGCCAGACGCTGACCGGTTCAGCGTTTCGGGTCTCGATCCCGGCGCGCCGCGAGCAGATCCAGGTCACCGGCGAGACGCGGGTCTATATCAAGCTGGGCGAGAGCGGCGCGCGGCGCCACCAACACTTCTGTCCCGACTGCGCCTCGCATCTGTTCGTTCATGGCGAAGGCGACACGGCCGACGCCTGGGCGATCCGCTGGGGCGGGGTGCGCCAACGCGACCAGTTCGCCCCGACGCTGCAGTTGTGGCGCCGCTCGGCTGCGCCCTGGGTCTGCGCCTTTGACGACGTCCCGGCGCGCGAGAAGGACTAG
- the folE gene encoding GTP cyclohydrolase I FolE, whose product MSEKKAKPTQAEAEAAVRTLIEWAGDDPDREGLLETPARVARAYAELFAGYEADPKEYLERTFDEVGGYDELVILTEIPVVSFCEHHMLPFLGKAAVGYLPSNRVVGISKLARVVHGFARRLQIQEKLTAQIAEAIQDILNPRGVGVVIVSEHSCMTMRGVNTPGSRLTTSHLLGVVRDDPRTRQEFFDLTRNPTR is encoded by the coding sequence ATGTCCGAGAAAAAGGCGAAGCCGACCCAGGCCGAAGCGGAGGCGGCCGTCCGCACCCTGATCGAATGGGCCGGCGATGATCCCGACCGCGAGGGTCTGCTGGAGACGCCAGCCCGCGTCGCGCGCGCCTACGCTGAGTTGTTCGCTGGCTATGAGGCCGACCCCAAGGAGTATCTGGAGCGAACCTTCGACGAAGTCGGCGGCTACGATGAACTCGTGATCCTGACCGAGATTCCAGTGGTCAGCTTCTGCGAGCACCACATGCTGCCGTTCCTCGGCAAGGCCGCGGTGGGCTATCTGCCGTCAAACCGCGTGGTGGGAATTTCCAAGCTCGCCCGCGTGGTCCACGGCTTCGCCCGACGCCTTCAAATCCAGGAAAAGCTGACGGCGCAAATCGCCGAGGCGATCCAGGACATCCTGAACCCGCGCGGCGTGGGCGTGGTGATCGTCTCCGAGCACAGCTGCATGACCATGCGCGGGGTGAACACGCCAGGCTCGCGCCTGACGACCAGCCACCTGCTGGGCGTCGTCCGGGATGATCCGCGCACCCGTCAGGAATTCTTCGACCTGACCCGCAACCCGACGCGGTAG
- a CDS encoding DUF6491 family protein: MKPAPILAAMAALAATASLSTAPAVAQGENFGKPNKSERACFYASNVRGFDAVQDKVLNVKVGANDVYRMELLGSCPNLDYANGIALMSRNSTFICAGLDATIVYDGPNGPQRCQISQISKLTAAEAKALPRDARP, encoded by the coding sequence ATGAAACCTGCTCCCATTCTCGCCGCCATGGCGGCGCTCGCCGCGACCGCATCGCTGTCGACGGCGCCGGCCGTGGCCCAGGGGGAAAACTTCGGCAAACCCAACAAGAGCGAACGCGCCTGCTTCTACGCCAGCAACGTCCGCGGCTTCGACGCCGTGCAGGACAAGGTGCTGAACGTCAAGGTCGGAGCGAACGACGTATATCGGATGGAGTTGTTGGGATCGTGTCCCAATCTCGACTACGCCAACGGCATCGCCCTGATGTCGAGAAATTCGACCTTCATCTGCGCCGGGCTCGACGCGACGATCGTCTATGATGGCCCGAACGGCCCGCAGCGGTGCCAGATCAGCCAGATCAGCAAGCTTACCGCGGCCGAGGCGAAGGCCTTGCCGCGCGACGCGCGCCCTTGA